In Syngnathus scovelli strain Florida chromosome 12, RoL_Ssco_1.2, whole genome shotgun sequence, the genomic window taTAACCTTTAATTAATTTTCCACTATGTCTATCTTCGAacttttttcttcaaaaaattataaatatatgtatatatagataaaatatgtataatatatataaaataatataatatatataacctTTAATTAATTTTCCACTATGTCTATCTTCAAacttttttcttcaaaaaattataaatatatgtatatatagatcaaatatgtataatatatatataaaataatatataaccTTTAATTAATTTTCCACTATGTCTTTCTTCAAACTTGAAATTTTAACTCATGAAACATGAACTTAACCTTAGTTTGAACTCCATGATAACTTAAATTTCACTAGTCTTAAATTTCTTAAATTGAAACCTTGACCGAGACCAGAGACCCTAATTCAAAATCCCACTTCTAATCCATTGACAAAAACGTCCATGAGAGCGTTTACACCTAAATTCGTATCGTAATTCGATTCATAGCGTGATAGGAATTCGAAACCATATCGTTCATCTCCAACTCCAACAGCTTGTCCCTCCACCAAAGCGAGCGGCGTGTTGCTGGGGATTATCCAATTTCCTTACCGCCTGGCCAGATTGTTAAGTATAATACGCTCAGCGGCGTATCTCTCAGTAGGCCACCGATGGCTTTGATAGCCGGAGCTGAGAAAGCACTCGAGGAACATGCAAAatgcaacccaaaaaaaaaaaacgcccgcAAGTTAATCTTGCATGAAAGTGAGCAATTCAGAAAACAGTCGGTGGCtcttcaaacacaccgagggggaCATTTTGTGGCTTTCCGGGCCTCACAAGAAGATGAGTTACTCGTTGCTCACGATGGGTTCGCTCAAAAAATGGAGAACAACAAGGTTCCCCGGATCAGACGGCGTCCCTAACGAGGCATTGCCGGCAGCAGATGTTGGATGGGAGCGGAGGAATAACAGGCAGTGTTTTCATCTCAAACATCTCACACGCAATTACGCAGCCGACGGCACATCACTTGCGGTTCTCTGGCTTTGTTTTCTCAACAATTAGCTTTGTGTTTTCACAGAGGGCTACTTCATCGGGGtctggacctcacgctttgcacTGATGCTTCGCAGTCAATTCTGGACTTGTTTGTTTTGGACTCTCCACATCGTAAATTTGTTTGGGTTATTTGGATTATTCAATTTTCTGCCAGTCCtccgtttttttatttgattttatattatttCGCTGTGGTGTTGTACTCTTAAACACGCCATGATTTACATTTATACTGTTAAATTTGtataaaaaaatgtgcatagttTATTGTGATttacttattttttatttttttatattactgTATGGTATCTGTattattttaatacattttagGGATTTTTGCTGTTTACAGTTTCTAACATTAGTTTTTGTTTACTGTTCTTTTCTGGCAgatgtctatttatttatttgctgtgTTAATACTGCCTCAGAATATTTTTCTATTCACTATCATTTAATTTATATGAAGCATTTTGGATGCCAATAATTTATTATTCATACATCTTTTGTTGCATTAATTAATTCCCGGtcattattttgaaaaatattcttaCTACTCTACTactattttggatttttttttaatttatttatgttgTTAATGTTATCTAATGCAGTGTTTGtttatatttcatttcattgaaTTTTATATAGTTTGGGGCTTTTTGTTTCTCCTTTTTGAGGGATTATTAGCAGAAATGAAACTTTTGAGAGAACCAACAGCCTATAACAATCCTAATTTGAGATTAAAGTGAGATCCTGGTTTCCTCACACCCGTCCACCGTGATGACGCTTTGGCACCATGTTGAATCGCTGACCACATTTTACTCGATGGCGTTTAAACGATTGGCGCCTCGTTCCCCTTGACCCAGAGAGGCCCCGAGCCTAGGCGCATGTTAATTAAACCAAACATAAGATAACGAGCCCACGCTATTACTTATATTTTAGCTCCGGGATTACAAATTTATTCGTCATTCATTCATCATTAACCACCGCTAACAAAGTGTCCTTGagtaaaacacacattttaaaaaaaaataaaaaaatcccatGAGGAATAACAGAAATTATTTGTCCCAGGGATAAACTGAGACAATTTAAAATGCCCAAAGTGCCCAGGCCTGCTTTGATTGGTAAACGCCTGAGAATGATCTTAGATCCGATACTTGTTCTGACCTTCCAAAGTGCAGTTTTACGGACCAGGCTGCAGGAATCGGGTCACACCTGCAGTGTCTGGCAGGGTGATGAACGATGTTGCTTTAAACTCGAGAAGCTGTCGTCTTTTTATGGCAGCCAGTGTTTACCCGCCATGCAAGGTCCATAATGACCACCTTTGAAGAGTCGCTTTGGACTACATTGTAAGGACAGAGCAGTGGTTCTGCTTCTCCTACGTAACTCCACGCAGTCTCCATCAATCATCCATCACATGCACCCGCAAACATGACACAACACGCACGTTGTGGAGAGTGTTGATCTTCTCCACTGTCATAAGAGGGAATGCAGTCCAAGTCCCAAACCCCAAGTGTCACTCAAAAACCCAGCAGCAAATGGTCAGTTGTGTTGGACTGCCCCCTAAAGGATATTTGATGCAACTGCACGCCCGTTATCCAAAATGAACACTGCAGGTATGTAACTTttcacaaaaatgaaaacaaacagatCAAGCAAATCCAATCGAAATAGTTCCAATAAACTATATTGTTAATTTTAAATTGTATCGTGGAGGGAATGGCTGGTTTTAACATCAGGTTCTTATCCAGAACTGCTGTGCATTCCTGGGAGATATCTTTCAACGCTCCTCGGAAAGACTTGCCAAATTCCTGCACGTTTCTTCTCGTTGGTGGACAGAAAGTGATTATTTCGAAGCAACAAACACAATGGAAATGTGGCTTGCTTGTATACCGCGGAAATGTGCTGTCAATACGCCGGGCTAATGTAAAAACCACCACGCAGGTAATAAATCAGAAATAATACGAGGATGTTCCTCTATATTGTATTTTGTGGAGGATAagaatggtcttttttttttactctctcAGGCTCCATCATTCACAGCACGCTCGTAAAAACCGAAGCCCACCGCGGCTTTATGGTACCCGGCACTGCCGTTAGGTGCCTCCCGCATCATCGAGGCCTGCGGGATGCCTGGAGGAAGGCGAACCGGGGGGGATGAGAGGGCTTATTGATGCGCAATaaaccttttattttatttttaggaaACTGTGTGTTTGCTTTACTCGAAAGGGAACTAAAATGCAACCGAGATAAGAGACGGGGAgcgagaaaagagagagagagatacatatagacagatagacacatgagcacacacacacacattgaagaGGGCCCCCGGCGGCCATTTTTCTTCGGCGGTCACACTCTTTTAGCCTCCAAGTCGAGGCATTCCTCGGCAAAATTTATGTCCAAACAGCTGCGCTCTCATCCGCCCCGGTGCACGCGCGCTCCTCGAAGACAACGCTGTCCCGAAGACGACCGAGGCAAATCTAATCCATTCCCCACCTCCGTTTTTCGCACATTCCGAGCAGCTGCTCGGATCGTACACATGTGCTTTGCGTTGCCTGCTTTGACGCCTCGTCCGGTAGTTTCACGCCTCGGAAATTTACAATTTTAAATCTCAGTTTTCCTCATTTGATTTGAAAAGTCAGCGTGACAAACTCACCTATTCGcaccaatctttttttttttttacatatttgaGATAGCTATTAAGGCTATTAAGATTAGCATCTGTTCTTCAAATTTCACCTGAAGGCGAACGATCATTCAACGCGAAAAACGATCGTAAAAAACATTTTCCACCCAGACCACATGCCAAAATCTGACACGTCGTAGGGAACAACTACAAGTCACAAAGAAAGGAAGAGCAGGCAAACGTTGCCGCAGGAACGTTTCGAATTGCTGAGAAGAATGAAACGATAAATCCCCCAGATTGAAAAACCGCCGCCGCGTTGTTTCCCGGCCTTGATTAGAAGGACCCACAAGAGTGGCAGGAGCATTAAGATAAAGATCTGGACTCTCCGAGAGTGAATTACACAAAGGGCATGTGTGTTTATTAAAAGTGACAGAGGTTATTATATAGGGAAGTCTCATTATGGCTACATTGTATTGGGCTATTTTCTAATCACAAGTTTTTTGACGCCCCTCCAGGGCACATCCTAATTGTTACCATGAGAGCCGCTTTCAGGGAGCAATGTTCTGCTTGATTTACAAACAACACCAAACCACTAAAGAAAATACAAGCGGCCTATCAAAaactattacaaaaaaaaataaaacattcttGCTTGGTTTTGATTATAAGACAAAATTATTCTGGTCACATTATATTGAgtagtttctaatattttgctttctacatcacagaaattttaatttgtTAAATAGAGAAGGGAATTCATGAATATTTATATTATGCATTTAAATATTGTATTGCCTATTATACTCAATTGGAGTGTACACTGAATCACCTCTGAGGATGAATtaatgtaaaataaatgtttagaAATGACCTCTACAGAATGACTGAATTTtcattaaacaaataaaaaatagtgtACTTTTAATACACCACAAAGATTTCCATCATGAATGTAGGTGTTTATTTCAAGTTTCATTCCTTGAAGCAACACACAGTaatgcaaaaaacaacaaaatgtaaTACTAACTGGATTCACAGAATCACTTTGCTCTTAAAAGTTGCAGaactatcattaaaaaaaaaaatctattaaatTTTCATGACATTTTGTCAGACATCATGAGTCCAAAATATGATGGATCAGCTCTGCATCATTCTAAAACATCCTCACTTTTTCTTTGTCCGCTTTGCTGGCTTCGCGTCAGGTGTTTTGCTGtccgctgctttttttttggatgCCTTTGCCTCCGGATCAAAAAGGGCGTTCCTCATAAAGCGTCCGGCGGCACCTTTATCCAAACGAGCCGCCTTCTTCTTGTCCGTGATGGCTTTCACTCTGCTCATATAAGTCTTTATTCGCTCCTGATAGGCACACAAACGCACTAGTGATGGACGTTGTCCATTTCTATTCTCCGAGTTACAATTTAATTCTATATTAAATCAAATACTTAAGAGATTTATTCTGCAAGTCAAAATATTTACAAAGAACAATTATAATATCCACAAATATTAAATCCTGCCGTGAAACCATATGTGGCATGTTACATTTTAGCACTAAAACatctaaaaaaattaaaaaagctaaaaaaaataatttgaacatGGGGtactaaagtaaaaaaaactttgctCTCAACAATATGAGAAGTGATAGTTACGTAGCGGTCAGGAAGTCTGGAAGTCCAACCATCACATGAAGGAGGCATTCTTCTTGCCGTTTCCGACGACACAAAAATCGTCGTCTTCAAATCAGCGTACGACTTCGGGACGGCGACTTCCAGCGTGTTTTCAAGTTGGTATCGCGTATCTCGGTTCGAATATGTGTACTCGCTAATTAAACAACTGGATTTCCAGAATTTGCTGGCATTTTGCTGGCATGTCCCCAAGCATCGGTTTTAAAAGTAGACAAAACTCGCTTCAGCTTGCTTTTgtgtgatatatattttttaaaatcccgGTTAAATGTCGCTGCAGTGCAAATGCAAATCACATATAAACCAGCCAACGCTGGCCAGGTCAATTCAACTAATCCTCTGAATTAAATCATTCAGAGGATTTGTTGAATTGACATGGAATGGTAGAGGCAAGATACAAAATTTATATTGAATTGTGAAGGCAAGTtttacaatgtaatgattaagcaATAATGTACACACCCATGATACAGATAGTGAATAAATGTAGCAATGGAGGCAAAAAGACCAAAAATGTACATACCAGTTCTTGTTTGATGCCATGTTCTCTTGGGTTGATACCTTGTGTTACCAAATACACTGTAAAAGATGGTAAAaggtatttaaaagaaaaactaactttaaaaaaaaaagactggagaAAAGAGAGTATTTACTTACTCCAGAATAAAGAATTGAGTGTGTACGTAGACATCAGATCCAGTTTGGCCCGGTCTAGAGGATCCAACTGTCGACagaataatattttatatttccaCATAAGCGATAATTCTACTTCCATTTAAGCAAAGTATGAATAAAACGTACCTTTTGATCCAGTTCATTTCTGGGCTTCGACATGAGCGTGCCCAACATTTTTTTGACAGAGGCCACCGACGATTCGAAACCTTTAAGCTGCTCGTCTATCTCGTAAGGATAGTCGTCCGTCTTACCGTCTGCCGCCATGGTTCTGTGGAACAACCAATATATTGATGGTAAAATCACGCAAGCCTTaaatgaacgaaaaaaatgaaaaactgcTGATATTTACCTGTAGGATGCTAATGTTAGCTCTTCCTCATACGCCACGATGGTCAAACGCGGATGTGACGTAAGGCAAACGGATGTGACGTAAGTTAAATGGATGTGACTACTCTACAGCGCCCTCTATCCATTGGAGTGTGCACTGTTAGTCATTTATCTAATACTGTATGTAGTAGCGAACCAGTTTGTTCACTTACCTTTATAAACTAGTAATCGAACTCTAAAAGGAAAGATTATAAATAATTgttaataattatataataattcCAAGATATCGAGAAAAAGGCACTATGTCGTTTTTGTCTTTTCCAAACAGCATGGTGGAGTTACTTACTGtctccacaagagggcagtacCACACCGTTTGAGAATGTGCGTAATGACGTACTCAGTGTGCTCGCTCGTTAGTTGAATATAAATGTTCACACCGTTTTGTGGTTAAATTTGAGCTTTCACATCATATATTTGGgtcttttttttatactttaagCCTCACAGCATTTACGTGCAAGCTATACTGTCACATCCAGTGAAGGATGTGACAGTAGGGGACCACAGGAGGACAAATGAAGCAAAAGGTCAGGAAGAAAAGATCAAATTGCCAGCTTTGACCTTTTAGCTTCTTCATTTCAAAGTCAACCCTTTCTTCAAAAGGACCATAGCTCGTGTTAATAGAGACCGAGATGTGTTTTACTTTTTTGAGGGACTTTCCATTTGGTACCGGGGGACTGGCTCAATCCAGGTAAATTGGcctttattaaattaattaaaatgctaTTAACTATTCAAGCCACACATTTCCTGGCCTGTATATTttgggcaccaggtggcagTGTAATACCAAAAAGAATTACAAATGTACTCAATAAGCAGTTTCAACAGTTTTCCGAACTTAAGAGCATTTTAATTGTAGAAAACAAAATTCTTCACAGAAATatttagacaaacaaccataccatgttattttttttatacatcctAATAACAGGATTTTTCACTTTCGAGGCAACATTGTGGTTATTTTTCAACATGTAAAAAGCCACATCCCATTGAAAAAGTTCCAGTTTGTCTTTCGACTTCCCAGTGACTTTGTTTTCACACGGTGGTGAGTTTGGTGACGATGAGCACGCGCACCGTCTGGTCGAAGCCGGAGCAGACACAAAGGCCCAGCTTGTCGGGGCTCCAATCCAGGCTGGCGATGGGCTGCGTGGACAGCGTGACGTTCTGAAGCAGGCTGACCGAGCCAGCCACGCCCACGCTGGTGCCGTCCGAGTCCTTCTTGCTGCGCTGGGCGGGATACTCGCTAGTTGAGAAAGGGgggaatttattttaaaaagcctGACTTGTGTAAGGTGAAAGAAGATGGTGGAAAGGTTCCTAggataaatacatttgaaaattcTGACTCACTATTTCCACAGATGAAGGTTGCCTGAGCCGCCAGCTGTGAGGAAGATTTCTCGGTTCTGAGGTAAATGTCTCACCTGCCAGATGGTTGATTTATGagcctaaaaaataaatattaaaagagGATCAAATTAATTCAATTAAAACTAGATTATTTTAACGCTAGTAAACATCGCCTGCTGTCAATCATGGCGGCAACAAACCGCAGAGGAAGACACAAACACTTGCAGCTGTGAAAATGCTCCCCAAGctcacaaatggaaaaaaaaataaaataaacactacCTTCTCAGAAATGGAGGCGAAACCCTTGGTGCGGTGCTGAGTCCGCAAGTCAAACACGTGGAATTTCCCCTCCAACGAGGTGGCCACCATCTTGTTCATGTTTATGTCCTTCCTGTCGAACTCCACGGAGCACACCTGGGGAAGAACAGGAGGAAAAATGAACGGCTATTCGTAGAAGCCCTGCTACCGATAGCAAAAATCTGCAAATAATTCAAGGATAAAATGATCAGTGATTAATTCTCAGGATTTTCCACGTGTTTGGTCCTCACCCCGTTCTTAATGTTGGTCTCCCAGCGTAGCGACATGTTACGCAGATCAAATAATTTGATGTCGCCGTTGTCGTAGCCGGCGCACACGCAGCGGTCCTGATCGTTGAAGGCGTGGCCtgtgagcacaattcagaagggCGTATGAATCATATCCTGAGGTGAGGAATAatgtaagaaataaaaaaaatgtcttgaaaATGAACTGGTAAAAGAACGAGTTGCCATGGCGATGCAACGAACCAAAAGCAACCGTCCAGCAGTCTCGCTTGGCGTCCCCTTCCACGGGCTGCATGTTGGCCACGGGTGAGTCACGTTGTCGAGGGTCCCACACTTTCACTGTACCTGTAAATGAAGAAGATATATTGTTAAAAGAAGACATTGtttgcaatattgttttttttaaaataaaatagagtGGCCAAAATTAGAATTGCAGTAAAACAGAAATGTACCATCTCTGCTTCCAGTCACAATTTCTGGGGCACCATCGCCAATATTGAGGCCGCCAACGGCATCGATGCAGTTGACGATCTCCTTGTGGGCCTTCACGGAGTACACCGGGATGTTGGGTTCCTCCAGGTTCCTGTAGAATTGCTGCGTTAGCCACTTTAGAAAGCAAAATTAAAGGCTTCCGTCTGCACATACTTAGAGATTACCATATGTTGAGATTTCCGTCAAAGTCCCCAGTTGCTAAATGTCTTTGGCGAAGAGATGAAGCCCCGAATGTGCCGCACTTTATAGGCTTGGCTTTCTCTACCTGGAACACAAAGGACACAATCTTAAGAACTAAAGGTCTCATTTGTGGCATCTTCATCTGTGTAtatgatttatttgttttgaaaatttgcCCCCTGATGGGTTTGAAGGTCTCCCGTTGCTAAGGAGACGAGgcaccaacaaaaaaaaccttttccCCAAAATCTTGAACCGTGAGTTATCTTacgaatgtttttttaaaaaaatgacaatgtttACCTCTTTGATGAGTTGAGCCTCTCCGTGCTGCATTTCGTAGATTTGAATGACTCCAGTTCCTCTCGGGAAGTTTCCAAGACACACGAACTTGGAACTGCACGGGATCCATTTGCAGTCAAAAACGGTGTAGTTTAAACTCTTCTGGATGTGTGCGATGATTTGGGGCTTCGAAAGTGGCGTCGACATATCGTTTGGCCCACAATAAACGCCAAATTATGTTGAAATGTGAGAAAATTAAGCTAGTACATGATGCCAGAAGCTTCCTTCAACTCCAGCAACGAAGCTACGTGCCTGAAACGAAAGACGTCACGACTGTTTAAAGATATGCCTGTAAAAAAACAGTATTGTTTCCAATAAACATTTACTATATTCATCAAAAAATAACCTTGCTCATTTCTCTTATGCTAAATTAACATGGGTATTATTGTAATGGTAGACATGGAAATAATCCTtatttacattttgctttttttttcaggcgaAATCGACGTTGTCTTTTTAGGTCTTTCCTGTTGCACGAGGACATCATCATACTCCATGCTCACGATTTAGCCTACATTTTACTTCATAATCGAAGTTTTTAAACGTGAATTTCACCATGGATCCGGCGACAAATGACACAATGGAAGCTGGCGCGGTAGAAAATCAGGATGACACTGACAGTTTTATCAAAGTTAAGTCTAAAAAGAGCCAAAAGAGGAAACGCGAGCCAGCTGATATGGACACAGAGGGTCCAGGAGCAAGCAAGAGGCCACAGTTTCCACCTATTTCTCAAGATAAATTAAGGGTATTAACGATCGTATTGTGTGTAAactattaaataaaaattaaatataagTGTGAATCTaaacatttgcatttttataGGGAGCGGATCAGATGCGTAAAGTCGCTGTCCCAGCTCATCGTTACACACCTCTAAAGGAGAACTGGCTGAAGATCTTCACTCCCATCGTGGAGAACCTACAGCTTCAAGTCAGATTCAACCTCAAAACGCGAAATGTGGAGATAAAAGTGAGTGTCTGACATTGCAGTAATTTCCAGGAGAAAATTACTGTAGTGATTTATTGTGTATATTTTGCAGACTTGCAAAGAGACACAAGACATTGCGTCACTCACCAAAGCAGCAGATTTTGTGAAAGCCTTCATTTTGGGCTTCCAGGTTGAAGTAAGTGtattacaaacatttttttttttttacaatagaaCTTTATACAAATGGATATGTTTGTGGTCTCTTCCCAGGACGCCTTGGCCCTGGTCAGACTGGACGAGCTCTTTCTTGAATCCTTCGACATTACAGACGGTAAATATAACCTTTCACAATGTCGACCCCGCTGATTGGAAAGGTCAAATTCTGTTCTTGCAGTGAAGCCGCTGAAGGGCGATCATTTGTCCCGAGCCATTGGCAGGATCGCAGGCAAAGGAGGAAAAACCAAATTCACCATCGAAAACGTTACCAAGACTCGCATCGTTCTGGCCGACACGTCAGTTGATGAAAAATAAGCCACAATTGTTACATTATTTCTGGAGTTATTTGTGTAGTGTTGATTATTGTCATGATGATTTGTGTCCACAGCAAAGTCCACTTATTGGGCTCCTTTCAAAATATTAGGATGGCTCGGACAGCCATATGCAACCTCATCCTAGGTAAGTAAGAATTATTTTACATTTCAGCCATTGAGaatgtttgaaaatgtaaaacacTCTCAGTGGTCCATTTAAAATCCAATAAAATCTTTATCCACAACAGGAAGTCCACCTTCGAAGGTCTACGGAAATATCCGGGTGGTCGCCAGCAGAGCTGCAGAAAGATTCTGAACCGGTCTTCTGTGTTGGGGTTGATAAGAGTTCATTTGAATTGGACTTGAGATCATTTGAGGAATTGGAGATTGGTggggtgattttttttgtgtaaattttgtgtgtatataaaaaaaaataatgcaaatcATCAGTAGACTCACTCCGTTTTGTGCAGATTGGTCATCTTGTGTGGaaattaaaatgttatttttaaatacaatgTCTGAAACTAAGTTTTGTTaaagaaaaaattcaaatttcaatatgtatttcaaaaaaatacaaaagggACAACTCATTTTAACCATTCAGTTTATTTAAACAGTATTTCAAGTTCATATAGTTGTATCAAGTTTCCAACAGTCCC contains:
- the c1d gene encoding nuclear nucleic acid-binding protein C1D, encoding MAADGKTDDYPYEIDEQLKGFESSVASVKKMLGTLMSKPRNELDQKLDPLDRAKLDLMSTYTLNSLFWMYLVTQGINPREHGIKQELERIKTYMSRVKAITDKKKAARLDKGAAGRFMRNALFDPEAKASKKKAADSKTPDAKPAKRTKKK
- the dnaaf10 gene encoding dynein axonemal assembly factor 10, with amino-acid sequence MSTPLSKPQIIAHIQKSLNYTVFDCKWIPCSSKFVCLGNFPRGTGVIQIYEMQHGEAQLIKEVEKAKPIKCGTFGASSLRQRHLATGDFDGNLNIWNLEEPNIPVYSVKAHKEIVNCIDAVGGLNIGDGAPEIVTGSRDGTVKVWDPRQRDSPVANMQPVEGDAKRDCWTVAFGHAFNDQDRCVCAGYDNGDIKLFDLRNMSLRWETNIKNGVCSVEFDRKDINMNKMVATSLEGKFHVFDLRTQHRTKGFASISEKAHKSTIWQVRHLPQNREIFLTAGGSGNLHLWKYEYPAQRSKKDSDGTSVGVAGSVSLLQNVTLSTQPIASLDWSPDKLGLCVCSGFDQTVRVLIVTKLTTV
- the pno1 gene encoding RNA-binding protein PNO1, with the protein product MDPATNDTMEAGAVENQDDTDSFIKVKSKKSQKRKREPADMDTEGPGASKRPQFPPISQDKLRGADQMRKVAVPAHRYTPLKENWLKIFTPIVENLQLQVRFNLKTRNVEIKTCKETQDIASLTKAADFVKAFILGFQVEDALALVRLDELFLESFDITDVKPLKGDHLSRAIGRIAGKGGKTKFTIENVTKTRIVLADTKVHLLGSFQNIRMARTAICNLILGSPPSKVYGNIRVVASRAAERF